A genomic stretch from Candidatus Nitrososphaera gargensis Ga9.2 includes:
- a CDS encoding 3-hydroxyacyl-CoA dehydrogenase family protein, translating into MSLSTINKITVLGSGVMGHGIAQVSAMAGYNVVLRDIEQSFLDKAMEKIKWSLSKMVEKQKLSQADADRIFARITPIVDLKQALKGTDLLIEAVPEDMNLKKKVYAEVDSFAEAKTLYASNTSTLPITEMAALTSRPDRFIGLHFFNPPQLMPLVEVIPGGRTNQSMVDMAMGFVQKVGKQPVLCKKDVAGFIVNRVFIPLVHEAVYCQERDNNVPMTTIDSAVKFKMAFPMGIFELADYTGLDVIHKATVEMHSRDSKVIRPHPKVKQLFDEKSLGQKTGKGFYEYKGDKYERINLTEQEAAKYNPIALLAVAANNAAWLISSRVCSKEDLEKALKLGMGLKKELFATVRDFGPSNVVNTLRDLAAKHGSFYEPDQYLVNYRGG; encoded by the coding sequence ATGTCGCTCTCAACAATCAACAAGATAACCGTCCTTGGCTCTGGCGTGATGGGCCACGGCATTGCGCAGGTTTCCGCGATGGCCGGGTACAACGTTGTTCTTCGCGATATCGAGCAGTCGTTCCTTGATAAGGCGATGGAAAAGATCAAGTGGTCGCTCAGTAAGATGGTTGAAAAACAAAAGCTGTCGCAGGCAGACGCCGACAGGATCTTTGCGCGCATCACGCCCATAGTAGACCTGAAGCAGGCGCTAAAGGGCACAGACCTGCTCATCGAAGCTGTGCCGGAGGACATGAACCTGAAGAAAAAGGTGTACGCGGAGGTCGATAGTTTTGCAGAGGCCAAGACACTTTACGCTTCAAACACGAGCACGCTTCCGATAACTGAGATGGCGGCGCTTACGAGCAGGCCAGACCGCTTTATCGGCCTGCACTTTTTCAACCCGCCACAACTGATGCCGCTGGTCGAGGTGATACCCGGCGGCCGGACCAACCAGAGCATGGTTGACATGGCAATGGGATTTGTGCAAAAGGTGGGCAAGCAGCCGGTTCTCTGCAAAAAGGATGTCGCCGGCTTTATCGTAAACCGCGTCTTTATCCCGCTCGTGCACGAAGCAGTCTACTGCCAAGAAAGGGACAATAACGTGCCAATGACCACTATCGACTCTGCGGTCAAGTTCAAGATGGCCTTCCCAATGGGGATATTCGAGCTTGCTGACTATACTGGCCTTGATGTTATTCACAAGGCAACTGTCGAGATGCATTCCCGGGACAGCAAGGTCATACGCCCGCATCCAAAAGTAAAGCAGCTGTTTGATGAAAAGAGCCTCGGCCAGAAGACGGGCAAGGGCTTTTACGAATACAAGGGCGACAAGTACGAGCGCATAAACCTGACAGAGCAGGAAGCCGCAAAGTATAACCCGATCGCTCTGCTTGCGGTGGCAGCCAATAATGCCGCCTGGCTCATTTCAAGCAGGGTCTGCAGCAAAGAGGATCTGGAAAAGGCGCTGAAGCTTGGCATGGGGCTGAAGAAAGAGCTGTTTGCCACCGTGCGGGACTTTGGTCCGAGCAACGTGGTCAACACGCTAAGAGACCTTGCGGCAAAGCATGGGTCGTTCTACGAGCCTGACCAGTACCTCGTCAACTATCGAGGGGGGTAA
- a CDS encoding TIGR00725 family protein has translation MRKLQISVIGYNKDCTENARKVAYEVGKEIAKAEAVLVCGGLGGVMESACRGAKENGGTTVGIIPQEEFSYANQYCDIVVCTGIGYARDFIVASSGDGIIAVGGGVGTLIELGVGYMTKKIIVAMAGSGGVADMYGGKFLDERKRAQIVIAKDAKEAVQVILEKYHNWQKHQ, from the coding sequence GTGCGCAAGCTACAGATCTCGGTGATTGGCTACAACAAGGACTGCACTGAAAATGCAAGAAAGGTGGCCTATGAAGTGGGCAAGGAGATTGCGAAGGCAGAAGCAGTTCTAGTGTGCGGCGGCCTTGGAGGCGTCATGGAGTCTGCCTGCAGGGGTGCAAAAGAGAACGGCGGCACTACTGTCGGCATAATACCACAGGAAGAATTCTCGTATGCAAACCAATACTGCGACATCGTGGTGTGCACCGGCATTGGCTATGCCAGAGACTTTATTGTCGCGTCGTCCGGCGACGGCATAATCGCTGTTGGAGGCGGCGTCGGGACGCTGATTGAACTAGGAGTCGGATACATGACGAAAAAGATCATCGTGGCTATGGCTGGGAGCGGAGGTGTGGCCGACATGTACGGCGGCAAGTTTTTGGATGAGCGCAAAAGGGCACAAATAGTAATTGCAAAAGACGCAAAAGAAGCTGTACAGGTGATTCTAGAAAAATACCATAACTGGCAAAAACACCAATAG
- a CDS encoding phosphoribosyltransferase, translating to MKKFRDRVDAGNLLAERLAKTSHTHVIVLGIPRGGVILANIVAKKLGADFDIVIPRKLGAPGNEELAIGAVMEDGTSYINRYIVDALRISQDYVESETARQAAEIRRRSAAYRKPGAYRIAGKNTILVDDGIATGATVIASARWARKQSPSRLIVAVPVAPSQSVEALEQEADSVVVLATPRDFTSVGQFYEEFAPVSDEQVMEIMRSRGLL from the coding sequence ATGAAGAAGTTCCGCGACAGGGTCGACGCAGGCAACCTTCTTGCAGAGAGGCTGGCAAAAACCTCGCACACCCATGTTATAGTGCTTGGCATCCCGCGTGGAGGAGTGATACTTGCAAACATTGTAGCAAAAAAGCTTGGCGCGGACTTTGACATCGTGATACCGCGGAAACTCGGCGCGCCAGGGAATGAGGAGCTTGCGATAGGGGCTGTGATGGAGGACGGAACGTCGTACATCAACCGTTACATTGTCGATGCGCTACGCATCTCACAAGACTACGTCGAAAGTGAAACGGCGCGCCAGGCCGCAGAGATAAGACGAAGGTCGGCAGCCTATCGAAAACCCGGCGCCTACCGCATAGCCGGCAAGAACACGATTCTGGTGGACGACGGGATAGCCACCGGAGCCACAGTCATTGCGTCTGCAAGGTGGGCAAGGAAGCAGAGTCCTTCAAGGCTCATAGTTGCCGTGCCGGTTGCGCCCTCACAATCTGTCGAAGCGCTTGAGCAGGAAGCCGACTCTGTCGTTGTGCTTGCCACGCCACGGGACTTTACGTCTGTAGGGCAGTTTTACGAGGAGTTTGCGCCAGTCTCTGATGAGCAGGTAATGGAGATAATGCGCTCAAGGGGGCTGCTGTAG
- the ahcY gene encoding adenosylhomocysteinase: MEFRVKDLALAEEGKNRIDWAEAHMPVLVALRQKYEKTKPLKGIRVAGCLHVTKETGVLVRTLKAAGAELSWCGCNPLSTQDDVAASLAKDEGIAIFASRGVTSKEYYDDIHSAMKLDPHVTIDDGADLTVEMHKGMPKSIRGGTEETTTGVIRLRAMQKAGKLAYPIIAVNDAETKHDFDNIYGTGQSALDGIIRATNILVSGKNVVIAGYGHVGKGVARRAAGLGANVIVTEVDPIAALKAKLDGYSVAKMNKAAEIGDIFVTTTGCKDVIVDRDIAKMKDGAILANAGHFNVEISIPGIESQTVQKKEINDHTMQYSLKNGKRVYLIGEGRLVNLAAAEGHPSEVMDMSFANQFLAVLKLAQQGQTMKPLVYNIDKAQDQEIALAKLQSMGVEIDSLTPAQKAYLEGFAEGT, from the coding sequence ATGGAATTCCGTGTCAAAGACCTTGCACTTGCCGAGGAAGGCAAGAATCGCATTGACTGGGCAGAGGCCCATATGCCCGTGCTGGTGGCGCTGCGCCAGAAATACGAAAAGACCAAGCCATTGAAGGGCATCAGGGTCGCCGGGTGCCTGCATGTGACAAAGGAGACAGGCGTCCTTGTCAGGACGCTCAAAGCGGCCGGCGCCGAGCTTTCATGGTGCGGCTGCAACCCGTTGAGCACGCAGGACGATGTCGCGGCATCCCTAGCCAAAGACGAGGGCATCGCGATATTTGCAAGCAGGGGGGTAACTTCAAAGGAATATTATGACGACATCCACTCTGCGATGAAACTTGACCCACACGTCACGATTGACGACGGCGCTGACCTCACAGTTGAAATGCACAAGGGAATGCCAAAGTCGATCCGCGGGGGCACCGAGGAAACCACTACCGGCGTTATCAGGTTGCGCGCCATGCAAAAGGCAGGCAAGCTTGCTTATCCTATAATTGCAGTCAACGACGCTGAAACAAAACACGACTTTGACAACATTTACGGCACGGGCCAGTCGGCCCTTGACGGAATAATACGGGCCACAAATATACTGGTATCCGGCAAGAACGTCGTCATTGCCGGCTATGGGCACGTCGGCAAGGGGGTTGCCAGAAGGGCTGCCGGCCTTGGCGCAAACGTCATCGTCACCGAAGTTGATCCTATAGCCGCCCTCAAGGCCAAGCTGGACGGCTACTCTGTTGCCAAAATGAACAAGGCTGCAGAAATAGGCGACATCTTTGTTACAACAACGGGCTGCAAGGACGTCATTGTCGACAGGGACATTGCTAAGATGAAGGACGGCGCAATCCTCGCCAACGCCGGCCACTTTAACGTTGAGATTTCGATACCCGGCATTGAAAGCCAGACCGTGCAGAAAAAAGAGATCAACGACCACACGATGCAGTATTCACTAAAGAACGGGAAGCGGGTATATCTCATTGGCGAAGGCCGGCTCGTGAACCTGGCGGCAGCAGAAGGCCACCCATCAGAAGTGATGGACATGAGCTTTGCAAACCAGTTCCTTGCCGTGTTAAAGCTGGCTCAGCAGGGTCAGACTATGAAGCCTTTGGTCTACAATATCGACAAGGCGCAGGATCAAGAGATCGCACTTGCCAAGCTGCAGTCGATGGGAGTCGAGATCGATTCGCTGACGCCGGCGCAAAAGGCGTACTTGGAAGGATTTGCCGAAGGGACATAG
- a CDS encoding 50S ribosomal protein L40e produces MPITDAAKKQIAQQRKLFFKICFKCGGKNPISASRCRKCHGSQMRLKNRTLGAKK; encoded by the coding sequence ATGCCAATTACGGATGCAGCAAAGAAACAGATCGCGCAGCAGCGCAAGCTGTTCTTCAAGATATGCTTCAAGTGTGGTGGCAAGAACCCAATCTCGGCCTCAAGGTGCAGGAAGTGCCACGGAAGCCAGATGAGGCTGAAGAACAGGACGCTTGGAGCGAAGAAGTAA
- a CDS encoding cupin domain-containing protein, producing the protein MTEEKVFELEDLVAQLEKEGGYFLDFLKIRNLEAGIIVLHPGEKDTQEPHSADELYYVIEGSGFMELGRSKWQPVKKGSIIFVPAGMHHRFYGNTEDLVVLYMFAEESTG; encoded by the coding sequence ATGACAGAAGAAAAGGTGTTCGAGCTAGAGGACTTGGTCGCGCAGCTGGAAAAAGAAGGCGGCTATTTCCTTGACTTTTTAAAAATACGGAATCTTGAGGCGGGCATAATCGTGCTTCATCCCGGGGAAAAGGACACGCAGGAGCCACACTCGGCAGACGAGCTCTACTACGTTATTGAGGGAAGTGGCTTTATGGAGCTTGGCAGGAGCAAGTGGCAGCCGGTAAAAAAGGGCTCGATAATATTCGTGCCAGCAGGAATGCATCATAGGTTCTACGGCAACACAGAGGATCTGGTAGTGCTTTACATGTTCGCAGAAGAGTCCACAGGTTGA
- a CDS encoding SIMPL domain-containing protein has protein sequence MSEQKKTNRRMFALIAGILAISMVAASIAGGQMLSAQAQNSDDPMPVDLECETGAEVCEQEIKNVVQSVVSTSGTATVKVIPDKVSVTIGVETRGETAEQAAAANAELMEKVLAALRDLGIPEDQISTNWYSVWPVYEMRSPPCIEIYPQPPECAPKNEITGYVASNSVTVTLDADEDVGKVIDTAVAAGATSVNGAYFFVSSERQEEIRGGLIADAIANARSRADKAAAAANMEITGVKSINLNDMYFPVIYKELAQADRGTSSSSTPILPGQQEISMTVQVTFRMS, from the coding sequence ATGTCGGAACAAAAGAAGACAAACAGACGCATGTTTGCCTTGATTGCAGGCATACTTGCAATCAGCATGGTGGCAGCCAGCATCGCTGGCGGCCAGATGCTAAGTGCGCAGGCACAGAACTCAGACGATCCAATGCCAGTAGACTTGGAGTGTGAAACTGGCGCCGAAGTCTGTGAACAAGAGATAAAGAATGTTGTGCAGTCCGTAGTCTCAACGTCAGGCACAGCAACAGTGAAGGTCATCCCTGACAAAGTATCCGTGACAATCGGAGTAGAGACCCGCGGCGAGACTGCAGAACAAGCTGCGGCGGCAAACGCAGAGCTGATGGAAAAGGTCCTGGCGGCTCTAAGAGATCTTGGCATACCTGAAGACCAGATAAGCACAAACTGGTACAGCGTGTGGCCGGTGTACGAAATGAGGTCGCCGCCATGCATCGAGATCTACCCGCAGCCTCCTGAATGCGCTCCAAAGAACGAGATCACAGGCTATGTAGCATCGAACAGCGTGACAGTAACGCTGGACGCTGACGAGGACGTAGGCAAGGTGATCGACACTGCGGTTGCAGCTGGTGCGACCAGCGTGAACGGCGCGTACTTCTTTGTCTCCAGCGAGAGGCAGGAAGAGATCCGCGGAGGCCTGATCGCTGACGCAATCGCCAACGCAAGGAGCCGCGCAGACAAGGCAGCAGCCGCAGCCAACATGGAGATCACAGGAGTCAAGTCAATCAACCTGAACGACATGTACTTCCCGGTCATCTACAAGGAGCTTGCGCAGGCAGACAGAGGAACATCATCATCGTCAACCCCGATACTTCCGGGCCAGCAAGAAATCTCGATGACCGTTCAGGTCACCTTCCGCATGAGCTAA
- a CDS encoding beta-propeller domain-containing protein has protein sequence MARYSMFGMAGVGITAAIGFVFALSSLGNTLIPPEVSSPEIFNNDDGGAGPTVFATATQALKKFSSVDELKSYLLSVEANRGELETAARSFFGGSSISRGDVVNPTVTDQGTGLESLQSSAPPAPSSADAPRLAVIESGDKDYSTTNVQVQGVDEPDFLKNDGKYVYILSGDRLTIVDAYPPENATIAVKIALDIQQGQYLQNMFLNNDTLVIFYQEYSRDFVIQQYDFAPQPISRPNTHALLLDVSDRENPQVLHNYKVSGNYNNARMIGDQVYLITTSDLYDYRNPILPLVSESSSTIVRPDIYYFDNPDLYYTFNTVTSIDITADEGENAVNSTTFLMNPASTLYASEDNIYIAYQKNHPYYYYQSHSKDRFFEALVPLLPQNVQQEIREIEGNSDLTPSEKWDRVSELLQDTYNHMPESEKRRLFEEIRQALADYDERIAKETQITVIHKIAIGPEGISYSSRGEVPGRLLNQFSMDEHGDRFRVATTSEFYSPYRGSTMYNNVYVLDEAMKIVGKLEEIARGESIYSSRFMDDRLYLVTFQRIDPFFVIDLSSDAPKVLGELKLPGYSNYLHPYDENHVISIGKETKENQYGGIETLGIKLVLFNVSDVNNPAVVDVYEIGSSGTDSEVLYDHKALLFDRSKNVLSIPVSIYPDYAGPRYTEDGRYIEPKVWRGFYVFGVNPEAGFMLKGIVEHLNDTGDYYYIYGTQGSRSFYIADVLYTVSLNNLIKMNDLQSLNKINQLEIGPSGSIIKSPQLEDDTK, from the coding sequence ATGGCAAGATATTCCATGTTTGGTATGGCTGGCGTAGGCATTACGGCAGCGATAGGCTTTGTGTTTGCGTTAAGTTCGCTTGGTAACACTCTGATTCCACCTGAAGTGAGCAGCCCGGAAATATTTAATAATGATGATGGTGGCGCTGGTCCAACAGTATTTGCGACTGCGACTCAGGCACTCAAGAAATTCTCTTCCGTTGACGAACTCAAGAGCTACCTTTTGAGCGTTGAAGCAAATAGGGGAGAGCTCGAAACGGCAGCAAGATCGTTCTTTGGCGGCAGCAGCATCTCCAGAGGAGATGTTGTAAACCCCACTGTTACAGATCAAGGCACAGGTCTTGAATCTTTACAATCATCAGCTCCTCCAGCTCCTTCTTCGGCAGATGCACCTAGACTGGCAGTGATAGAAAGTGGTGACAAAGACTACTCTACGACAAACGTCCAAGTGCAGGGAGTCGACGAGCCGGATTTCCTAAAAAATGATGGCAAATACGTCTACATACTGTCCGGGGACAGGCTGACCATAGTCGATGCGTACCCGCCAGAGAACGCGACAATCGCAGTCAAGATAGCGCTTGACATCCAGCAGGGCCAGTATCTGCAGAACATGTTCTTGAATAACGACACGCTGGTGATATTCTACCAGGAATACAGCAGGGACTTTGTGATACAACAGTACGACTTTGCGCCACAGCCGATATCGCGGCCAAATACGCACGCACTCTTGTTGGACGTATCTGACAGGGAGAACCCTCAAGTCCTCCACAACTACAAGGTTTCAGGCAACTACAACAACGCAAGGATGATAGGCGATCAGGTCTACCTGATCACGACAAGCGACCTCTACGACTACCGCAACCCAATACTCCCGCTTGTAAGCGAGTCGTCAAGCACAATAGTCAGGCCGGACATTTACTACTTTGACAACCCTGATCTGTACTACACTTTCAACACCGTGACGTCGATAGACATCACGGCTGACGAGGGCGAAAATGCGGTCAACTCGACCACATTCCTGATGAACCCTGCAAGCACACTGTACGCATCCGAGGACAACATCTACATTGCATACCAGAAGAACCATCCGTATTACTACTACCAGAGCCACAGCAAGGATAGGTTCTTTGAAGCGCTGGTGCCCCTGCTGCCGCAGAACGTGCAGCAAGAGATCAGGGAAATAGAGGGCAACAGCGACCTGACACCATCGGAAAAGTGGGACAGGGTCTCCGAGCTGCTACAGGACACGTACAACCACATGCCCGAGTCGGAAAAGAGGAGGCTGTTTGAAGAGATCCGGCAGGCCCTTGCAGACTATGACGAAAGGATAGCAAAGGAGACGCAGATAACTGTCATACACAAGATCGCGATCGGGCCGGAAGGGATCAGCTACAGCTCCCGGGGCGAAGTTCCCGGCAGGCTGCTCAACCAGTTCTCTATGGACGAGCATGGTGATAGGTTCAGGGTGGCCACGACATCCGAGTTCTACTCGCCGTACCGCGGCTCGACCATGTATAACAATGTCTACGTGCTTGATGAAGCAATGAAGATAGTCGGCAAGCTCGAAGAAATAGCGCGGGGCGAGTCGATATACTCGTCCCGCTTCATGGACGACAGGCTGTACCTTGTCACGTTCCAAAGGATCGACCCGTTCTTTGTTATCGACCTTTCAAGCGACGCGCCAAAGGTGCTGGGCGAGCTGAAGCTGCCAGGGTACTCTAACTACCTGCACCCGTACGACGAAAACCATGTGATAAGCATCGGCAAGGAGACAAAGGAGAACCAGTACGGCGGCATCGAAACGCTGGGAATCAAGCTCGTACTCTTTAATGTGTCAGACGTCAACAATCCTGCAGTGGTAGACGTCTACGAAATAGGCAGCAGCGGCACAGACTCGGAGGTGCTATATGACCACAAGGCACTCCTCTTTGACAGGAGCAAGAACGTACTGTCGATCCCAGTATCGATATACCCTGACTATGCAGGACCAAGGTACACTGAAGATGGTAGGTACATAGAGCCCAAGGTGTGGCGCGGCTTTTACGTCTTTGGCGTCAACCCAGAGGCGGGATTTATGCTGAAGGGCATTGTCGAGCACCTTAACGACACGGGCGACTATTACTACATTTACGGCACGCAAGGAAGCAGATCGTTCTATATCGCAGATGTGCTCTATACGGTGAGTCTGAACAACCTGATCAAGATGAACGATCTGCAGAGCCTTAACAAGATCAACCAGCTGGAGATAGGGCCCTCCGGCAGCATAATTAAGTCGCCCCAGCTTGAGGACGATACAAAGTAA
- a CDS encoding response regulator — MSRAQSILVVDDELDIVTIFRQALSRYGYSVFGFTDPTLALEHFRLNAQDYALVISDVRMPQMSGFELAANIKAIKPDARIVLMSAFEVSDLEFSTSAVKTSDFLRKPVDIRTLVQKVKGAMAN; from the coding sequence TTGTCTCGAGCACAGTCGATATTGGTAGTGGACGACGAGCTGGATATTGTCACCATCTTTCGCCAAGCGCTGAGCAGGTATGGCTATTCTGTCTTTGGCTTTACTGACCCTACACTGGCTCTTGAGCATTTCAGATTAAACGCCCAAGACTATGCCCTTGTGATATCGGACGTGCGTATGCCGCAGATGAGCGGCTTTGAGCTTGCTGCGAACATCAAGGCGATCAAGCCGGACGCAAGGATAGTGCTCATGTCAGCGTTTGAGGTTAGCGATTTGGAGTTTTCAACATCTGCTGTCAAGACAAGCGACTTTCTCAGAAAGCCAGTTGATATCCGGACCCTTGTGCAAAAAGTCAAGGGCGCAATGGCGAACTAG
- a CDS encoding DNA-methyltransferase: MSLAHGAREKPRIKSGRLVLKIIILAPDCGIMAGRRKTTETSDFGVSRREGHDSSKFYSRKLYDNNGKDGTSSSGVENAVPPEYVDKVLCKSSEKMTELPDSCVHLAVTSPPYNVGKTYDQDLTLAEYRQLLKTVFSEVFRVLVTGGRVCVNVANLGRKPYIPLHSYVIADMLDIGFLMRGEIIWNKGSSAGASTAWGSWQSAANPALRDTHEYILVFSKGSFSRAAMGRYNTISKEEFLSYTKSVWEFPAESANKVGHPAPFPIELPYRCIQLYTFWGDFVLDPFCGVGSTCVAAIRTGRHFLGYETKQEYVGSALRRISKEDMT, translated from the coding sequence TTGTCGCTTGCTCACGGCGCAAGGGAAAAGCCAAGAATAAAGTCGGGCCGGTTAGTGCTAAAAATTATTATCCTTGCGCCTGATTGCGGAATCATGGCCGGCCGCAGAAAAACAACGGAGACCAGTGACTTTGGGGTGTCAAGGCGCGAAGGCCATGACTCTTCAAAATTTTACAGCCGCAAACTTTATGACAATAATGGCAAGGACGGCACAAGCTCTAGTGGCGTGGAAAACGCCGTACCGCCAGAATATGTTGACAAGGTCCTGTGCAAGAGCAGCGAAAAGATGACCGAGCTGCCTGACTCGTGCGTTCATCTTGCAGTGACCTCGCCTCCCTACAACGTTGGCAAGACCTACGACCAAGATCTCACGCTTGCAGAATACCGACAGCTGCTCAAGACCGTGTTTTCAGAAGTGTTCAGAGTGCTCGTAACCGGCGGGCGGGTGTGCGTCAACGTAGCCAACCTTGGAAGAAAGCCGTACATCCCACTCCACAGCTACGTGATTGCAGACATGCTTGACATCGGATTTCTGATGAGGGGCGAGATCATCTGGAACAAGGGCTCTAGCGCCGGCGCGTCGACTGCTTGGGGAAGCTGGCAATCGGCTGCAAACCCTGCGTTGCGCGATACACATGAATACATCTTGGTATTTTCAAAGGGTTCATTTTCGCGTGCCGCCATGGGCCGGTACAACACGATAAGCAAGGAGGAATTCCTGTCATATACTAAAAGCGTCTGGGAATTCCCTGCCGAATCTGCAAACAAGGTCGGGCACCCCGCGCCCTTTCCTATAGAGCTTCCATACCGCTGCATACAGCTGTACACCTTCTGGGGCGATTTCGTGCTCGATCCGTTCTGTGGGGTCGGCTCTACCTGCGTAGCGGCAATCAGGACCGGCAGGCATTTCTTGGGCTATGAGACAAAGCAGGAATACGTTGGCTCTGCGCTCAGGCGCATCAGCAAAGAAGATATGACATGA
- a CDS encoding winged helix-turn-helix domain-containing protein, with protein sequence MKYRSRTDIVATILDAANGGSTKTKIMYKAYLSYAQLKEYLTILIENGLLEYEEGQLKYKTTEKGLRFMRTYNEIGEMVSTET encoded by the coding sequence ATGAAGTATCGAAGCAGGACGGATATTGTTGCCACGATACTGGATGCTGCAAACGGCGGCTCTACCAAGACCAAGATAATGTACAAAGCCTATCTGTCGTACGCCCAGCTAAAGGAATATCTCACAATATTGATTGAAAACGGCCTCTTGGAGTATGAGGAAGGCCAGCTGAAATACAAGACTACCGAAAAGGGTCTCCGCTTCATGAGGACCTACAACGAAATAGGAGAAATGGTCTCAACGGAGACATGA
- a CDS encoding ParB/RepB/Spo0J family partition protein, translating into MYNLGVFQTIAIDDIVYSTNILRNPRQSLDQLAVSIMQRGLIHPVVVRPKNNEYRYELIAGYRRFEACKRLGMQKIICHIVDVDDKEAYEISITENVQQQTMSPIEEAIAFKRYIETFGWGGVSDLARKIGKSQEYVSKRIKLLSLPESLQKDIAQGKINVSTAEELFPLSNTEIAENLGDYILENNLSAKEARRVVKVFKENFKDLDVSLDKSNNELEFLLPRQLTEEYIDDNNSSSANQSELLFRVANPLLKRCALGIRLSLRNIDDIIGDIEDDRASSTLDSFWITKELLMQHRIRLHEQLDQLLRQASKLKNLQKLQAL; encoded by the coding sequence ATGTACAATTTAGGCGTATTCCAGACAATTGCAATAGATGACATAGTATATTCTACAAACATATTACGCAATCCGCGGCAATCTCTAGATCAGCTAGCTGTATCCATCATGCAAAGAGGTCTGATTCATCCGGTTGTTGTCAGGCCAAAGAATAATGAGTATCGCTATGAATTGATAGCTGGATACAGGCGATTTGAAGCCTGCAAACGTCTGGGCATGCAAAAGATAATCTGTCATATAGTTGATGTAGATGATAAAGAAGCTTATGAAATCTCTATAACAGAAAATGTGCAACAACAAACCATGTCCCCAATCGAAGAGGCCATTGCATTCAAGAGATATATTGAGACCTTTGGTTGGGGAGGCGTGTCAGACCTAGCTCGGAAAATAGGAAAGAGCCAAGAATACGTAAGCAAAAGAATAAAGCTACTTTCACTGCCTGAGAGTCTACAAAAGGATATCGCGCAGGGCAAGATTAACGTAAGCACTGCAGAAGAATTGTTTCCTCTGAGTAACACAGAGATTGCTGAAAATTTAGGAGACTACATCCTAGAGAACAATTTGAGCGCAAAGGAAGCAAGACGAGTGGTCAAAGTTTTTAAAGAAAACTTTAAGGATCTTGATGTATCTTTAGATAAAAGCAATAACGAGCTAGAATTTCTGCTACCAAGGCAGCTCACTGAGGAATATATAGATGATAATAATAGTAGCAGCGCCAACCAATCAGAATTGTTATTTCGTGTTGCAAATCCCTTGCTAAAAAGATGTGCACTTGGCATAAGGTTATCGCTCAGAAATATAGATGACATAATAGGAGACATCGAGGATGATCGAGCTTCATCCACGTTAGACAGTTTCTGGATCACAAAAGAGCTGCTAATGCAGCATAGGATTAGATTACATGAACAACTAGATCAATTGTTAAGACAGGCAAGCAAATTGAAAAATCTACAAAAGCTGCAGGCGCTTTGA
- a CDS encoding winged helix-turn-helix domain-containing protein → MKYRSRTETIAQILGAAKGGTSKTKIMYKAYIGYEKLIDYLELLIDNGLIYYDDKTKVYVTTHKGLLFIEKYIRMAELMGTT, encoded by the coding sequence GTGAAGTATCGAAGTCGCACTGAAACCATTGCCCAGATATTAGGAGCAGCAAAAGGCGGCACAAGCAAAACTAAGATAATGTACAAGGCATACATAGGATATGAAAAATTGATCGATTATCTAGAACTCTTGATAGATAACGGTCTGATTTACTATGACGATAAGACAAAGGTATACGTTACTACACACAAGGGGCTCCTATTCATTGAAAAGTATATCCGTATGGCGGAATTAATGGGAACAACATAG